In Flavivirga abyssicola, the following are encoded in one genomic region:
- a CDS encoding DUF4270 domain-containing protein, producing MKKTIKALKFSIVFLLITLSFIACDKEFSVIESDVLGKGNANFLTDSMDVPVSAYNKKLNALQINNLSSNLLGFFDDPEFGQTIASIVTQVTPTSFNPAFGVDPVIDSVVLSIPYFSKIIGTNTDGNIYSIKDSLYGDSEIKLSIYHNNYFLRSFNPTSPNSPQNYFSNGGSNNGVGPTDNSAFTENNTINFDDHKGILLQDFTFKPSAEAIKTSVGEGADKVTSRGVPALRTFLDDTEDTKNFWKTTFIDIEGRPELSNASNFNDYFRGLYLKAEAIGGQGNMILLDINSTDANITIHYSKGEENSRTQDAYTLNFRGGNKLNTFINNYTTTFADGDPNLGDETLYLKGAEGSMAVVDLFGNEDADGDNTPDALEDFIDDFRISDPDDESGYLKDNTTGNFVLKKLINEAQLIIYEDQSLTISSHGEDEEDYHKYDRIYAYDIANNSIIADYETDQTENTQSPLSSRIFHLGQRDTDKKYKIRLTQHLNNILLRDSTNTKIGLVLSTNVNYINNAEILNSNDDGVTAVPAAAILSPRGTILHGSAESVAPAKKRMKLQVFFTDPEDN from the coding sequence ATGAAAAAGACGATTAAAGCCCTTAAATTTTCCATAGTTTTTCTATTAATTACATTATCTTTTATTGCTTGCGATAAAGAGTTTAGTGTCATAGAAAGTGATGTTTTAGGAAAAGGAAATGCAAACTTTCTCACAGATTCAATGGATGTTCCTGTATCTGCATATAACAAAAAACTTAATGCGTTACAAATTAACAATTTGAGCTCAAATCTGCTTGGCTTTTTCGACGACCCAGAATTTGGACAAACCATTGCTAGCATTGTTACTCAAGTAACCCCAACGTCATTTAACCCAGCTTTTGGAGTGGATCCTGTTATAGATTCTGTTGTTTTAAGTATTCCATATTTCAGTAAGATTATTGGCACAAATACTGATGGTAATATATATTCTATAAAAGATTCTTTATATGGAGATTCAGAAATAAAATTATCTATTTATCATAATAATTATTTTTTAAGAAGCTTCAATCCAACGTCACCTAATAGCCCTCAAAATTATTTCTCTAATGGTGGTAGTAATAATGGTGTAGGTCCAACTGACAATTCTGCTTTTACAGAAAATAATACTATAAATTTTGATGACCATAAAGGGATTTTGTTACAGGATTTTACATTTAAACCTAGTGCTGAAGCTATAAAAACTAGCGTTGGAGAAGGTGCAGATAAAGTTACATCAAGAGGCGTTCCTGCTCTTAGAACATTTCTTGATGATACTGAGGATACTAAGAATTTTTGGAAAACTACATTTATAGATATCGAAGGACGACCTGAACTAAGTAATGCCAGTAATTTTAATGATTATTTTAGAGGTTTATATCTTAAAGCTGAGGCTATAGGTGGACAAGGGAATATGATTTTATTAGATATCAATTCTACAGATGCTAATATAACCATACACTATTCAAAAGGAGAAGAGAATTCCAGAACACAAGATGCATATACCCTTAATTTTAGAGGTGGAAATAAACTTAACACCTTTATTAACAATTACACTACAACATTCGCCGACGGAGATCCTAATTTAGGTGACGAAACACTTTATTTAAAAGGTGCAGAAGGCTCCATGGCTGTTGTAGATTTATTTGGTAATGAAGATGCTGATGGTGATAATACCCCCGATGCTCTGGAAGATTTTATAGATGACTTTAGAATATCTGATCCTGATGACGAAAGTGGGTACCTAAAAGATAACACAACAGGAAACTTTGTGCTAAAAAAACTTATTAATGAGGCTCAATTAATTATTTACGAAGACCAATCATTGACTATTTCCTCTCATGGTGAAGATGAAGAAGATTATCATAAATATGACAGGATTTATGCTTATGATATCGCAAATAATAGCATTATTGCTGATTATGAAACTGATCAAACAGAGAATACTCAATCGCCTCTAAGTTCTAGAATATTTCATTTAGGGCAACGAGATACCGATAAAAAATATAAAATACGTCTTACCCAACATTTAAATAATATTTTATTAAGAGACTCTACAAACACAAAAATAGGACTGGTATTATCTACTAATGTTAATTACATCAACAACGCTGAAATATTAAATAGTAATGATGATGGTGTTACTGCAGTTCCAGCTGCAGCTATTTTATCACCAAGAGGAACTATTTTACACGGAAGTGCTGAAAGTGTTGCTCCAGCAAAAAAAAGAATGAAATTACAGGTGTTTTTTACAGATCCAGAAGATAACTAA
- the glmS gene encoding glutamine--fructose-6-phosphate transaminase (isomerizing), with protein sequence MCGIVGYIGPREAYPIIVEGLKRLEYRGYDSAGIALFDGNDLKVSKTKGKVVDLEERVEKEITKNGSVGIGHTRWATHGVPNDVNSHPHISNSGELVIIHNGIIENYESLKKELISRGYTFKSDTDTEVLINLIEDVKKQENVKLGKAVQIALNQVIGAYAIAVFDKNKPEEVVIARLGSPLAVGIGEDEFFIASDASPFIEYTKDAIYLEDEEMAIIRFHKGIKIRKIKDDSLVDPYVQKLQINLEQIEKGGFDHFMLKEIHEQPKAITDTYRGRLLRQEAIIKMAGIEDNMKKFLNADRIIIVACGTSWHAGLVAEYIFEDLARMPVEVEYASEFRYRNPIITEKDVIIAISQSGETADTLAAIKLAKSKGAFVFGVCNVVGSSIARETHAGAYTHAGPEIGVASTKAFTTQITVLTLIALRLARAKGTISSSDFRNHLLELEMIPKKVEESLKSDAHIQKISEIYKDVSNFLYLGRGYNFPVALEGALKLKEISYIHAEGYPAAEMKHGPIALIDENMPIVVIATKKGHYEKVVSNIQEIKSRKGKIIGIVTEGDVQVKELADHVIEVPETLESLSPLLTTIPLQLLSYHIAVMLGKNVDQPRNLAKSVTVE encoded by the coding sequence ATGTGCGGAATTGTAGGATACATAGGCCCCAGAGAAGCTTATCCAATTATAGTAGAAGGGCTTAAACGTTTAGAGTATAGAGGTTATGATAGTGCAGGTATTGCATTATTTGACGGTAATGACCTTAAAGTTTCTAAAACCAAAGGAAAAGTAGTTGATTTAGAAGAACGTGTTGAAAAAGAAATCACTAAAAACGGATCTGTAGGTATAGGACATACACGTTGGGCAACACATGGTGTTCCTAATGATGTAAATTCACATCCTCATATTTCAAATTCTGGTGAATTGGTTATCATTCATAATGGTATTATTGAAAACTATGAGTCCCTTAAAAAAGAGCTAATATCTAGAGGTTACACTTTCAAATCAGATACAGACACTGAAGTATTAATTAATTTGATTGAAGATGTAAAAAAGCAAGAGAACGTAAAACTTGGTAAAGCAGTACAGATTGCTTTAAATCAAGTAATCGGCGCATATGCTATTGCTGTATTCGACAAAAACAAACCAGAAGAAGTTGTTATTGCTCGCTTAGGAAGTCCTTTAGCTGTTGGTATTGGTGAAGATGAATTTTTTATTGCAAGTGACGCTTCTCCTTTTATAGAATATACTAAAGATGCCATTTATTTAGAAGATGAAGAAATGGCCATTATTAGATTTCATAAAGGCATAAAAATTAGAAAAATTAAAGATGATTCTTTGGTAGATCCTTATGTCCAAAAGCTTCAAATAAATTTAGAGCAAATTGAAAAAGGTGGTTTTGATCATTTTATGCTGAAAGAAATTCACGAACAACCCAAAGCAATTACCGACACTTATAGAGGTCGACTTCTCAGACAAGAAGCTATTATAAAAATGGCTGGCATAGAAGATAATATGAAGAAATTCTTAAATGCCGATCGTATTATAATTGTAGCCTGTGGTACATCATGGCATGCGGGTTTAGTAGCAGAATATATATTTGAAGATTTGGCAAGAATGCCTGTAGAAGTGGAATATGCTTCTGAGTTTAGATACCGTAACCCTATAATTACAGAAAAAGATGTTATCATAGCTATTTCTCAATCTGGAGAAACTGCCGATACTTTAGCTGCTATTAAATTGGCAAAATCTAAAGGTGCTTTTGTATTTGGTGTTTGTAATGTTGTTGGTTCATCTATTGCCAGAGAAACTCATGCAGGAGCATACACACATGCTGGTCCCGAAATAGGTGTTGCATCCACAAAAGCTTTTACAACTCAAATTACAGTTTTAACCCTAATAGCTTTAAGATTAGCAAGAGCAAAAGGAACTATTAGCAGTTCAGATTTCCGTAATCATTTACTAGAATTAGAAATGATTCCTAAAAAAGTAGAAGAATCTTTAAAATCTGATGCCCATATTCAAAAAATTTCTGAAATCTACAAAGACGTTAGTAATTTTCTGTATTTAGGAAGAGGATATAATTTCCCTGTAGCACTAGAAGGCGCTTTAAAACTAAAAGAGATTTCTTATATTCATGCTGAAGGTTATCCTGCGGCCGAAATGAAGCATGGCCCTATTGCCTTAATTGATGAAAATATGCCTATTGTAGTCATCGCTACAAAAAAAGGGCATTACGAAAAAGTAGTAAGTAATATTCAAGAAATAAAATCCCGTAAAGGAAAAATTATAGGTATTGTAACCGAAGGAGATGTTCAGGTTAAAGAATTGGCAGACCATGTTATTGAAGTACCAGAAACTTTAGAATCACTTTCTCCGCTATTAACTACCATACCACTTCAATTATTGTCTTATCACATCGCTGTGATGTTAGGTAAAAATGTAGATCAGCCTCGAAACTTGGCTAAATCTGTTACCGTAGAATAA